Part of the Janibacter endophyticus genome is shown below.
CGCGGGCGCGGGCTCGCCGCTCTCGTCGCCTGGGCCGGCCTGGCCGCGATCCTCGTCGCAGGCACGACGTACACCGGTGAGACGCCCTTCCCCGGGTACACCGCGCTCCTGCCGGTCCTCGGCACGGCGGCGGTCATCTGGGCGGGCACGCAGTCCGGCGCCTCGCCGACCGGCCTGCTCCGAGCTCGACCGGTGCAGTGGCTCGGTGACGTCTCCTACTCGGTCTACCTCTGGCACTGGCCCCTCATCGTCCTCTTGCCGCACGCCAGCGGTGGCAGCCTCGGGATCCTCGACCAAGTGACAATCATCGCCGTCACCCTGGTCCTCGCCGGCCTGACCAAGACGTACATCGAGGATCGCTACCGACACCCGCGGCCTGGCGCTCACCTGCGGCGCAGCTATGCCGCCGCGGCCGCTGGCATGGCGGTCATCGCCGCCCTCGGGAGCGCGCAGATCGCAGAATCCACCTACCGGACCGAGCAGGCCTCGGCCGAGCTGGCGAACGCCCTGGAGGGCAGCGACCCGTGCCTGGGTGCCGGGGCGCTCCACCGAGGACCGCGGGAGTGCCCGACCGACCCGACTGCCGAGCTCGTCCCCTCCGTCGACCTAGCGGCCGCCGACAGGTCGGACGCCTACCCTGACGGCTGCTGGACGAACCAGCCGTTCACCGCCCGAGTCACCTGCACCTACGGCGACGGTCCACGCCGCGTGGCACTCGTGGGCAACTCGCACGCCGGGCACTGGCTGCCCGCGCTGCAGATCCTCGCGGAGAAGAACGACTGGACGATCACGACCTTCCTTGTCTCGCGGTGCACGGCGAGCGATGCACGCCAGCGGTTCGACACCGCCGAGATGAGCCAGAACTGCTACGACTACGGCCAGTGGGTCCAGGAGCAGACCTCCGGCGACGCCTTCGACCTCGTCATCACCTCGGAGAGGCAGTCCGTGCCGGTGCTCGGGCAGACGATGGCGACCACCGGACCGAAGGCTGTTGCCGGGTACGTCACCTATCTGCGCGACTGGGCCGCGGGCGGCACGAACATCCTCGCGATCAAGGACCCGACCTTCCCGGGTGTCGACGTCCCCGACTGCCTCGCGGAGAACCCCGACGACCACTCGGCGTGCTCGGCACCGCGCGAGGACTGGCTCATCGACGACCCGCTCGTGGCCGCCGTGGAGAAGGTCGACCTGCCAAACGTGACGTCGGTCAGCTTCGACGACCTCGTGTGCGAGCCGAAGACCTGTCGTGGGGCCAACGGAGGCGTCATCAGCTACTTCGACAACTCGCACCTGAGCGCCACCTACGTCACGACGATGGCCCCGTACATGGACAAGCCCATCGCAGCTGCGCTCAACCGCTGACCGGGCCCCGCGTGCAGCGCCCCCACGGCCCTCGTGTGGGAAACTGCGACGAGAACCTGGCCACGTACGACCCGGCAGCCCGCACCGGAGGCCGTACGTCGTCACCTGACGCACCCAAGGAGTGGACACGCACGTGCCGTCCGATGCGCTGAAGCTGTCTCAGCTGGAAGATCACCTGCGGACCTCCTCGTTCTTGGGGTCGATGGTCAAGAAGGTGTGGCGGTACGACGACCGCACCGTGGTCGTCTCCTTCGACATCGCGGGACGGGCGGCGTCGATCGACCTCAAGCTCGGCGACGATGTCGTGACCGGATCCGTCCTCGGCCGGGACGCCGGCCTGAAGCGTCACCTGCGCAACTCGTTGGTGGGCAAGGCGGAGCTGATCGTCGACAGCACGGAGCGCCACCTCATCGGGTCGTGGAGGGTTGCGGAGCGTCGTGAGGTCCTCCAGGCGGTCATCCGCTGGGTGCACTGGCTGACGAACCGGCCCAGGCGCGCGCCCACTGAGCTCAACAACCGGCGCCGGCTGCCGCAGGACCACGTCGGTGTCTTCTGGTGGGACAACCGGAGCAACTTCGGCGACGCGGTCGGCCCTTGGCTCGTCGAGCGGATCACGGGGAAGTCGCCGGTCAACTCGCGTCGGGTCAAGCACGAGGGGCCGACGATGCTCGCCGTGGGTTCGATCGTCGGCCATCTCGATCGCGATCATGCGGCTCTCTGGGGGACGGGCCTGATGGGCCCGCTGAGCGAGGACCGGCTCAAGCGTCTGCGCGGCTACGGTGACGTGAAGGTCCACGCCGTGAGGGGCCGCCTCACCGCGCAGGAGCTGCGCAGCAGCCTGGGCTGGGAGGTCCCCGACGTCTACGGAGACCCAGCACTCCTCCTGCCTCGCTTCTACTCGCCCCGCCGGTCGGAGGCGTCGGCGGGCTCGGTCGCCGTCGTGCCCCACTACGCCCACACGAAGCACTTCCCGTCCTCGGGCCCCGACGGCGTGCACATGGTGGATGTCGCCCAGGGGCTGGAGCGGGTGGTCGACGAGATCGCCTCGGCCGACAGCGTCATCTCCACCTCGCTGCACGGCATCATCATCGCCCAGGCCTACGGGGTCCCCTGGGTCTGGCTGCGGGTGGACGACCACCAGCTCGGTGGGGACCGGTTCAAGTTCAACGACTTCTTCTCGACGCTGTCGACGGACCGACCGACCCGTCATGATGTGACGAAGGGACAGGTGAAGGACCTGGACTTCGTCTCGATGGCTCGGGAGGCGACCCTGCCCGAGCTCTCCATCTCGCTCGACGACCTCCTCGCCGCCTTCCCCCTGGCCGAGGGTGGGGCAGTGCCCCGCCCGTGGCAGCCGCCGCGCGTCAACGTGCGGGCCGTCGAACTGAAGAATCGGGTGACCAGCATGTCGAACGTCCAACGGTTGAAGAAGGTGGCGGTCAGGTACCGCAACAGGGTCCGGAGTGGCCCGCAGCAGACCAGCGCACCGGTCGCAGTGCCCGCGGCGGCCGACACCGCAGGCGTCGAGAAGGCCCTGAAGGCGATCCTCAAGGAGTTGCAGACGCAGCGCCGGACCCTGGAGACGATCCGCATCGCGGCGACGGCCGAGGTCGTGGGGTCCGTCCAGTCGTTCGTCCGTGACCGCCAGCTGGACATGCTCGCGACCCTGGAGATGCTGGCCGCGTCGGACAAGAGCTTCGCGCGGTTTGGTGACGGTGAGTTCAGGCTCCTCGTCCGCCCCGAGTTCAACCTGCGGTTCCAGGAGAACAGCCCCGCCCTGCGCGATGCCCTGGGGCAGGTCCTGTCCAGTCAGGACGAGAGCTTGCTTGTCGGATTCCCTCAGCTCTACCGCGATGCGCACTGGAGCGGCATCTGGGCAGAGCTGTGGTCAGACCTCCAGCCGTACCTCGCCGGGGGCCAGCAATACGGCAACAGCCATGTCACGAGGCCCGTGGCCTTCACCTCCCTCGGTGACCGCGGGGTCGCCCTCTGGCGGCAGGTGTGGGACGGCAGGCGCGTGGGGATCGTCACGGGTGCGGGATCGCGCTTCGACCTCGTCCCCGAGCTCTTCGACAACGTCGCCTCGACCACCACCTTCTACTCCACCGCGACCAACGGCTTCGAGGACCTCGACCGGGTCAGGGCAGAGGTCCTGGCCAGCGACGTGGACCTCGTCCTCGTCGCCCTCGGGCCGGCCGGCACGGTGCTTGCGGCGCAGCTGGCCGAGGCAGGGCGACGCAGCCTGGACATCGGGCACCTGTCCGACAGCTACGCCAACATCTTCAACGGCGCCCCTCGCCCCGAGTCGAAGCCGGTGCAGCGCTCGTAGATTGCTGCTGACGCCGGGCCTGACGACCTCGTGCGCGGTCTCAGGGACTGAGCTCCCCCGGCCCGCCGAGGGCTGCGTCGACGACCCGGGCAGCGGCATGCCCGTCGTCGTGCGGTGCGAAGCGTGCGACGAACTCCTCGATGCCCGGCCACGGACCGGCGTCGTCGGCGAGGGCCTGGCGCAGCGCTGCGCACAGCTCGTCGTCGGTGGTGGTCACCGGCCCGGGCACCTCTGCCTCGTAGTCGAGGTAGAAGCCCCGGAGGTCGTCCCGGTAGGACTCCAGGTCGTACGCGTGGAAGATCATCGGCCGGCGGAGCAGGGCGTAGTCGAAGAAGACCGACGAATAGTCGGTGACGAGCACATCGCTGACGAGATAGAGCTCCTGGATCTCGGGATAGTGCGAGACGTCGATGACATGTCGGCGCAGATTGTCCGGCACGGCGACACGGTCGGCGATGAGGACGTGCATGCGCAGCAGGAGGACGACGTCGTCGCCGAGCTCCTCGACGAGCCGTTCGAGGTCGAAGGGGAGCTCGAAAGAGAACCCCCGCCGCCCCTTCGAGTCGTCGCGGAAGGTGGGGGCGTAGAGGACGACCTTCTTGCCCTCGGGCAGCTGGATGCGTTGACGCACCTGGTCGAGGAGCCCTGGGGCCGGCTCCGAGCAGAGGACGTCGTTGCGCGGGTACCCGGACTCGAGGACGTCACCCTCGTACCGGAAGGCGGACCGGAAGGCCCCGGTCGCGTAGGGGCTGGGGGAGAGCAGGGTCGTCCACTGGGCGACGGCCGTGCTGACCCGGTCGACGTAGCCGTCGTCGCGGCCGACGATCTCGTCGAGGTCATGCAGCATCCGCTTGAGCGGTGTGCCGTGCCAGGTCTGGACGTAGACCCCGTCCCTGCGCCGCCGGATGTAGTGCGGGAAGTTCTGGTTGTTGACCCAGTGGCTCGCCCGGCCCAGGTGCCAGAAGTAGGCAGGTGAGAGCCTCTCGACCACGACCAGGCCCGGGTCCCACACAGGGACGGCCCGGTTGTACACCCAGATCTTCGGGCGTGGGTCCCGGCGCCGGACGAGCTCCTCATAGATGTAGCGCGGGCTGTCGCTGTACTGACGACCGATCCCGCTCTCGAAGACGATCGCCTCGCGAGCCGGCATCATCCGGGCGAGCGTGAAGAGGCGACGCATCACGGGGAAGTAGGCGGGGTGCCGCCGGGCCTTCTTCAGGCCGAGCTGCACGAGCTCGCTGCTCGACAGGGACGACCAGAGCGAGCGGTCGCGGTGCGCGTCCCGGATCGCAGCCACGACGCGCTCGTTGTTGCGGCGGTCGCGGTGCGCGATGAACCGCGACGCCCTGGTCCGGTAGCGCGCCTCGATGGTGCAGCCGCGACGGAGCACCCCGTCGAGGAGCACCAGGGCCTTATCGAGATCGTGCGCGATGGGCCCGGGCAGCTCGTTGGGGAGGTCGAGGTGACTTCCCCACCGACCGAGGAACTGCTGGGTGTCGAACTGGAAGTAGACGACCGGCTTGTCGAGAAAGGAGAAGTCGAAGCCCGGGCTGGAGTAGTCGGTGACGAGGGCCGCGCTCTCCTTGAGCAGACGCTGGACGTCGACCTCGCCCTGGTGGACCACCCGCACGCCGTCCGCCTCGAAGTGCTGGGTGAAGTGCTGCATGTTCGGGTGGAGGCAGAAGACGACGTGTGCGTCGTGCTCCCGGAGCATCGTGGCCAGGCGAGGGCTCGTGAGGAAGTCCCGCCACTGCTGGAAGTACTCGGTGGTGGTGAAGACGTCCGGGTCCTGCAACCAGTCGCGCCAGGTCGGCAGCACGAGGATCTGACCGGGGACCTCCGGGGTCTCCCCGTCGAAGAGAGCGTCGAACCGGGACAGCCCGGTCACCGCAACCTCGTCGGGCCGGTAGCCGAAGTCCTGGACGATGTACTCCTTCTCTCGCTCGGAGGAGACGAGGAAGAGGTCGGTCTCGAAGGACGGGGCCTTCTTGCCATAGTTCGGCGCCATCCACTTGGTCCCCATGACGCCGTGCTGGAGGAAGACCTTGGGGGCTCTCATCCGCCGGGCGAAGCCGGGCGCTCTCGTCGGGTAGAGGAAGTTCGGGTGGTGGGTGCCGATGAGACGGTCCGCCCGCAGGATGGTGTCGATGTGCTCGGGCGAGCGGAACTCGAGGACGTGGTCGAGGCCGTCGAGGTTGCGGCGCTCGGGGGAGTCTTTCTCGATGACGTAGTAGGCATCGATCTCGGGGTGGTGCTCACGCAGGTACCGGAAGAGGTGGAGGCCGTTGTCCTGAGCCTTGTACGGCCGCTCGCCGATGAGCCACACGGGCTTGGCGGCAGGCCGGTGGCGGGCCCACGGCATGGCGATCCGGGCGGTGCTCGAGGTGAGATGGCGGTAGGCCTCGGTGGGGAAGAGCTCGAGGTGGAAGGAGGGGTACCTCGCCTTGAAGGTGTAGTACGGCGTGATGCCCAGGGTCGTGCTGCCGGCGGTGACCGAGCCCTCGCGCGTCGCCTGGCGCACGAGGTACGGCGTCCGTCCGACCCGCCCTCCGGCCGTGCCTCCGGTCACCGTGACGGCTTCGAGCCAGGGGTCGGCGATGGTGTCGGCGTCGAGGTCTCCGTCGAGGTCGACCCGGAAGTCGTGCGAGGCCGTGAAGGTGTAGACGTGCGCCCCGCGACTGCGTTGGGAGCGTGCGGCGTCGTGCACCAGGTGCGCGGGGCCGACTGCCCGGTACCTGCCGGTCCGGCCGACGAGCACGAGGCGGGCCTCGGTGAGGGCGTCGCCGCGGGTGAGGACCGAGCCGGAGATCTCCAGCCTGCCCTCCCTGATGCGCAGGCTGGCGACGTCGACTCTCATGGTCTGGCGGACCGGGGCATCCAGCGAGAGGGCGAGGTGGCCGTTGCCGTTGACGAAGGGGTGGACCTCGCGACCGCCCTGCGTCGTCGTGGGGGCCAGGGGCGGCGGCGGCATCCACCGGAAGCGCCCCAGCGGTACGCGGTAGGAGAGGGTCTCGCCGGACCGGACGATCTCGGTGGCGAAGGGGGGAGGACGCTCCTGGTCGGAGGTGACGGACATCCACACGCTGGTCTGGTCGGCGTCGCCGTCCTCGGGCCGTGCGGGGTGACTGTCGACGACATCGAGGTCGAGGGTGCTCCGGTGCCGCAGGACCTGATCGCCGGCCACCTCGAGCGGGGTGGTCTGCCACGCGCCGGCATGGATCCATGTCTCATCGATGAGCAGCCAGAGGTCTTCGAGCTGCAGCGATGTGCCGGTGAAGGCCTCGATGGTCAGGCTTCGGCCTGACTGCGTCACGTCGAGCCGGATGCGGGAGTAGGGGCCGACCTCGACGGGGAGTGCCGCGCGGCGCTCGCGTCGGGCGGCGAGGGCCTTCTGGGCCATGAGGGCAAGAGAGGGCATGGGCTCAGTTCTACTCGGTGACTTCGTACGGCGAGGGGAAGGGCAGGAGCGTGGTGAGGATCCGCTCGACCCGGGAGGCTGCCAGCCCTTCGTCGACCTGCGTGGTCTCGTTGAGGCAGAAGCAGTCCAGGTCTGCACGGACGAGCATCCGCTCGATCCGGGCGTCAGCCGCGGGGTCGGCCAGGTCGATGAACTCGTAGGTGGTCCCCGACGGGACGGCCCGGCCGGTCTCGTCGGCCCACCAGGCCTGCAGCTGGGAGGCGAACGAGAGGTCGGTGGGGGAGCGGAAGCGCGCGGCGCTCGTCCGGGTCACCAGGTCGGGGCAGGCCGCGTCGATGTCCTCGAGAACGTCGCGCCGCTGCGGGTGGGGGGTGTGCCGGGGGCGCGTCGCGGGACGGCGGCCGAAGCGCTCCTCCATGAGCGTCCGGGCGTTCTTGAAGGCCTGCACGACGGGCAGCTCGTCGGCCGAGACCTCGCCCTCGTCCACGGGAACCATGGACGGAAAGTACCGGAGCAGCCCGGAGGCGGTGAAGAAGTACTCTGGCCGCAGGGGGCGGGCGAGGAAGACGTCGTCGTTGAGGTACAGGTAGTGCTGCGCCAGGCCAGGGATCCGGTGGAGGTTCGCCTCGATCGCGTGCGAGCTGAAGGTGGGCAGGTGCGAGGGGTCGGCGAAGATCTCGTCGTGCCGGACGACACGGACCTGCGGATGGTCGGTGTCGAGCCACGAGGGGACCTGACCGTTGGTGACGACGAAGATCGTCCGCACCCAGCTGGCGTAGGCGGCGACGGAGCGCAGCGAGTAGCGCAGCTCGTCTCGGCTCGTGAAGCGCGACGGCGACCACGAGCTCTCGTGTCCGGCAGCGGACCCGGGCAGTCCGCGGGCCTCGGCGAAGTCGCGCTGCCAGCCAGGGTCGTCGGAGTCCACCCACGTGTAGACGACGTCGATCGGGAAGGCCACCTGCTCGAGCGTCGGCGAAGGGGGATCCGCCGCCGGCTGCTCGAGGGCACCGGGCGGGATGGTCCGGGCGTACGGGTTGGGGCGGGGTGCCACGAGCGTGCCCACAGGCAGGAGGGGGCCATCGGGCGAGGGCCGGGCAGAGGAGATCTCGTCCCACACCTCGAGGTCCACGCCGAGCTCACGCGTCGGGAGGAGTCTCCCGGCGAGCGAGACCTGTGGTGCGAAGACGCGCAAGACGTCGCCGGCTCGCAGCTCAGGGGTCGAGGACATTGCGGCCACCGGGCCACGGCCCGACGGAGCGAGCCGGGCGATGTGCAGCCGGCGGTCGGCTCCCAGCGCCCGCAGGGCGACGCGGACCCGCTCGGTGTCCGTGGACGACACGACAACACGGTGCGGCTGGTCGTCCAGGCTCGGGAGGGTCCGCTGGGGGATACCGGCGTGAGCGAGGACGTCGACGACGAGATCTCGGCACTCGTCCCGCAAGGCCCAGGCGTCGAAGCGGTCGACGATCTCTGCGTGCAGCACGGACCGTCCGCGCCGGATCTGACGGGTCTCGCCCGGTGAGGCGTCCCCGATCGCGACCGGCCGGGTGCCGTCCCGCACGGCTCTTGCGTGGCGCCGGGCCCGCGCGCCTAGGTCGCCGAGCACGACCCAGGGCCTGCTGCGTTGGGCGTGCCGGTGGACATGGATCGGTTCCTCGGTGACATAGACAGGGACGGGACGCTTCGTGCTGCCACGGTAGAGCAGGGGACCGGTGGCCGCGGTCAGATGATGGGTGGCTGCCCGAGGCGCGCGAGCCGGAGCACGGTGCGCCACCGTATGGGGCGGCGTCCGCCGGGGTCTGTCGTGACGCCCTCGCGGAAGCCGGCGAACCAGGCTCGGAGGCTGTCCGGGTCGCGCCAGTTCCTCAGCACCGTGATGGCGGCCCAGACCGCAACGTAGACGACGGCCAGCGGCCACGGCAGGTTGCGCCGCGCGACCCAGACCCGGTTGCGCGAGTTGAGTCGCCAGTAGAGGTCGTGCCGGGTCGCGGCCGTGGCCGGGTGGTGGATGACGACCGCGGGGTCGTAGACCAGCTCCCAGCCGTGGTCGCGCAGGCGCCAGGCCAGCTCGATCCCCTCGTGGCCGAAGAAGAACGATCCCGGGAAACCGCCGACCTCCTCGTAGGCGGTGCGGCGGACGACCACCACCCCTTCGCACACCGCGAAGGCGGGACCCCCGACACCAGGGTCTCCGACGTGGGCGCGGGGGACCCACCGTCGGACGGTGACGCCGTCGGTGTCGGCGACCCGTGCGTGGACGAGGGCGAGGCGCTGGTCGGCGCGGAGGCGGCCGATGGCGTACGACAGGGCGTTGCTGTCGCGCAACCAGGCGTCGTTGTCGAGGAAGAGGACGAACTCGGACGTGCCGTGGCTCGCCCCGATGTTCCGGCCCTCGGCCGGGCCGACGTTCTCCTCGAGATAGATGGTCTGCACGTCGTCGGGGAAGCCGTGCGGCTCCCAGCCGTTGCCGACGAGGATGAGGCGGACGTCGACCCCGGTCTGGGACCGTGCGGACTTCAGGGCGTGCAAGGTCTCCGTGTGCCGGTCGCCCTGGCTGAGGACGACGACGTCGATCGTCGGGGTCCCGGTGACCGCCTGCATGGATGACCTCCTCCTGGGGCGCCCCGCGGACACCACGCCCTCCAGGGTAAATGCGACGAGGCCGATGGGTGAACGCCCGGTGTCGGCACGGTGGAGCCTGCAGGGGTGCACCGCCTAGACTCCGGTGACCCCCAGCTCCCCGCTCCGGTAACGAGGTTCATCGCCCATGGGCAAGACCGTCCTCACGTACGGCACGTTCGATCTCTTCCACATCGGTCACCTCAACATCCTCAAGAGGCTGCGCGAGTACGGGGACCGGCTGATCGTCGGGGTCTCGACCGACGAGTTCAACGCGATCAAGGGCAAGAAGCCGGTCGTGCCGTTCGAGCAGCGCCTCGAGATCGTCCAGAGCATCCGGTACGTCGACCTCGCCATCCCCGAGGACCGCTGGGCCCAGAAGCGCGAGGACATCGCCACCTACGACGTCGACATCCTCGGGATGGGCGCGGACTGGGAGGGCAAGTTCGACGACCTCGCCGACGTGGTCGAGCTCGTCTACCTGCCCCGGACCGACGGGATCTCGACGACGGAGATGAAGAGGGTGCTCAGCGCCTTCGACGCCCGCCACGTCGAGGAGCTCAAGAGCACGATCGACAGCATCGCGCAGATCGTCAAGGAGCTCAGCTGAACCTGTCGGTCAGCCAGCGAGGCCGTCGAGGAGCTCGTCAAGCCCGGTGACTCGGGCGGCCTCCTCGGGGGTGCGGCGCGGAGCGTCGCCGTACGCCCGCCGGTACACCTCGGCGATGGCCCGGTACAGCGCGTCGCCCTGGCCGGCGGCCGCCTGGGTGGCGGCGATCTCCTCCATCTCGGCGGGGAAGCGGTCCGACTTCGCGATGGCGACGGCGAGGTCCTTCGCCAGGTCGGCGGTGAGCTCGGGGATCCCGATCCGGAGGTCCTCGACGACCGCGTCGAGGACTCCGTGGTGGTTCGCGGTGAGCAGCGACTGGAGAAGCAGGGCCTTGGTGCCCTTGTAGATCGCGGCGGTCGACATCTTCGTCGCCGACGCTCCGCCCACCTGGTCGCCCACGACCTTCGCGGTGAGGCCCGGGGCCACCAGGTCGGCGAAGGGGGTGCAGTCCGGTCCGGAGAGGAAGAGGACGGAGTCCGTGGCCGGGCCGGGCGGCGGGCCGCTGACGGCGCCGTCGACGACCCGGCACCCGGCGGTCGTCAGGACGTCCGCGACCTCGGTCATCGTCACGGGGGAGATGGCGTTGAGGTCGGCGACAACGGGGCGGTGGCCGGTTCGGGTGGCGGCGTCGGCGATCTCGTGCGCCTGCTCGACCGCACGGGCCGGGGGGACGATGCTCACGACCGCGTCGCTGGCGGTCACGACCTCGTCGACCGAGCCGAGGAGGGTGAGCTCCCCGGCAAGCTCGCGGGTCCGGTCGCTGCGCCCGGCGACGGTCGTGACCACGCGCACGCCCCCTTCGCCCCAGACGCGCCCGAGGGCGCTGCCCATGGCGCCCGGCCAGAGGATCCCGATCGTCGTCATGCCGCACACTCTCCCACCAGCGGTCGGGGAAACCCGTCCAGGGACGACGAAGGGCGCCCCGGTGTGGGACGCCCTGTCGATGCTCTGGTGGCCAGGGGCGGGGTCGAACCGCCGACCTTCCGATTTTCAGTCGGACGCTCGTACCAACTGAGCTACCTGGCCGAGTCACGTCCGACGACGTGACGAGCGACCCCGACGGGACTCGAACCCGCGACCTCCGCCGTGACAGGGCGGCGCGCTAACCAACTGCGCTACGGGGCCTTGATGGTGCAAGGCCGTGCTGCTTCTTGCGTATCCCCAACGGGATTCGAACCCGTGCTACCGCCGTGAAAGGGCGGGGTCCTAGGCCGCTAGACGATGGGGACCTGCTCCCGCAGACCCCTCGCCACGCAGCAGGCAGCGCCCGGATCCGTCGAGGACGTTGAAACTATAGACGCCACCTCGTCGTCTGCCAAAACGGGGTCACGAGCGACGGCTGCCTGACCACTCGAGGAGGCGCTCGGCGCCCCAGGTGGTGACGATCCGGTCGGCGTCGATGCCCAGGCGGTGGGCGCGCTCGCAGCCGTAGACCTTCATCTCGAGCTGCCCCGGGGCGTGGGCGTCGGAGTCGATCGCGAAGAGACAGCCGAGGTCGCGGGCGAGCTCGATGAGCTCGTCCGGGGGGTCGCACCGCTCGGGGCGGCTGTTGATCTCGACGGCGACGCCGTGCTCCGCGCACGCCTCGAAGACGGCACGGGCGTCGAACTCGCTCTGGGGCCGCGTCCCCCGCCCGCCCGTGACGAGCCGCCCGGTGCAGTGGCCGAGGACGTCGACCCGCGGGTTGCGGACCGCGCCGAGCATGCGCTGCGTCATCGCCCCCTTCGGTGCTCGGAGCTTGCTGTGGACGCTCGCGGTGACGATGTCGAGCCGGTCGAGCATCTCCTCGGTCTGGTCGAGGCCGCCGTCGTCGAGGATGTCGACCTCGATGCCCTTGAGCAGGCGGAAGGAGTCGCCGAGAGCACCGTCGATGCGCTCGACGAGCCGCAGCTGCTTCTGCAGCCGCTCCACGGAGAGGCCGTTGGCGATCCGCAGCCGGGGGGAGTGGTCGGTGAGGACCATCCACTCCTGCCCGAGCTCGACGGCGGTGAGGACCATCTCCTCGATCGGGCTGCCGCCGTCGGACCAGTCGGAGTGGGTGTGGCAGTCGCCGACGACCGCCTCGACGAGGGCGGCCGCGCCGTCGTCGAGGTCGGTGAGCGGACCCCCTTCGTCCTCCTGCTGGCGGGCGAGGTAGGCGGGCAGCTCGCCCGCCACGGCCTGCTCGATGACGCCGGCGGTCGACCTCCCGATCCCTGGCAGGTCGGTGAGGGTGCCGTCGGCGACCCGCTCAGCGATGGCGTCCTCGCCCTGCTCGGCGACGACCTTGGCGGCGCCGCGGAAGGCCTCGACCCGGCGGCTGTGCTGCCGTGAGCGCTCGAGGAGGAAGGCGGTACGCCGCAGGGCGTCGTAAGGGCCGACACCGGCGGTCAGGGGCTCGAGTGAGTGCATCTCGTCAGCTCACCAGGACGTGTGCAGCGGTCGGCCCTCGGCGTAGCCCGCCGTCGACTGCAGCCCGACGAGCGCGTGCTCGTGGAACTCCTCGAGGGTGGCTGCCCCGGCATAGGTGCACGAGCTGCGCACGCCGGCGATGATCTGGTCGATGACGTCCTCGACGCTCGGGCGGGCGGGGTCGATGTACATGCGGGCCGTCGAGATCCCCTCCTCGAAGAGGCCCTTGCGGGCCCGGTCGAAGGGGGAGTCCTCGGCCGTGCGGTTGCGCACGGCCCGGGCGGAGGCCATGCCGAAGGACTCCTTGTACTGCCGGCCGTCGGCGTCGGTGAAGAGGTCGCCGGGGGACTCGAGGGTCCCGGCGAACCACGAGCCGATCATGACGTTGGACGCGCCGGCGGCCAGGGCCAGCGCGACGTCGCGGGGGTGGCGGACCCCGCCGTCGGCCCAGACGTGGCCGCCGAGCTCGCGGGCGGCAGCCGCGCACTCGAGGACTGCGGAGAACTGCGGCCGGCCGACCGCGGTCATCATCCGGGTCGTGCACATGGCGCCCGGGCCCACTCCGACCTTGACGATGTCGGCGCCGGCCTCGATGAGCTCGCGGGTGCCCTCCGCCGAGACGATGTTGCCCGCGACGACAGGCACCTGCGGGTCGAGGGCCCGGACCGCGGCGACGGCGTCGAACATCTTCTGCTGGTGGCCGTGCGCGGTGTCGATGACGAGCACGTCGACGTCGGCGTCGAGCAGGGCCTGCGCCTTGCCGGCGACGTCACCGTTGATCCCGACGGCGGCGGCGACCCGCAGCCGGCCCTGCGCGTCGACGGCGGGGCGGTACATC
Proteins encoded:
- a CDS encoding acyltransferase family protein, whose protein sequence is MTLEDLISAAAPSHQPSSVRGFRKDIQGLRAVAVTLVVVFHVWPDLLTGGYVGVDVFFVISGYLITSHLLAKPPRGVADLGAFWARRIHRLLPAALTVLVVTAVATRLLAPSTQWAGTAKEIIASALYVQNWMLASSSVDYLAEGEAPSPVQHYWSLSIEEQFYLLWPLLMLAAFFVADRYRRRSTSVVRAVIGGMVVVSLAISVWQTIASPASAYFITPTRMWELAVGGLVATVGSLSATSRGRGLAALVAWAGLAAILVAGTTYTGETPFPGYTALLPVLGTAAVIWAGTQSGASPTGLLRARPVQWLGDVSYSVYLWHWPLIVLLPHASGGSLGILDQVTIIAVTLVLAGLTKTYIEDRYRHPRPGAHLRRSYAAAAAGMAVIAALGSAQIAESTYRTEQASAELANALEGSDPCLGAGALHRGPRECPTDPTAELVPSVDLAAADRSDAYPDGCWTNQPFTARVTCTYGDGPRRVALVGNSHAGHWLPALQILAEKNDWTITTFLVSRCTASDARQRFDTAEMSQNCYDYGQWVQEQTSGDAFDLVITSERQSVPVLGQTMATTGPKAVAGYVTYLRDWAAGGTNILAIKDPTFPGVDVPDCLAENPDDHSACSAPREDWLIDDPLVAAVEKVDLPNVTSVSFDDLVCEPKTCRGANGGVISYFDNSHLSATYVTTMAPYMDKPIAAALNR
- a CDS encoding GT-D fold domain-containing glycosyltransferase gives rise to the protein MPSDALKLSQLEDHLRTSSFLGSMVKKVWRYDDRTVVVSFDIAGRAASIDLKLGDDVVTGSVLGRDAGLKRHLRNSLVGKAELIVDSTERHLIGSWRVAERREVLQAVIRWVHWLTNRPRRAPTELNNRRRLPQDHVGVFWWDNRSNFGDAVGPWLVERITGKSPVNSRRVKHEGPTMLAVGSIVGHLDRDHAALWGTGLMGPLSEDRLKRLRGYGDVKVHAVRGRLTAQELRSSLGWEVPDVYGDPALLLPRFYSPRRSEASAGSVAVVPHYAHTKHFPSSGPDGVHMVDVAQGLERVVDEIASADSVISTSLHGIIIAQAYGVPWVWLRVDDHQLGGDRFKFNDFFSTLSTDRPTRHDVTKGQVKDLDFVSMAREATLPELSISLDDLLAAFPLAEGGAVPRPWQPPRVNVRAVELKNRVTSMSNVQRLKKVAVRYRNRVRSGPQQTSAPVAVPAAADTAGVEKALKAILKELQTQRRTLETIRIAATAEVVGSVQSFVRDRQLDMLATLEMLAASDKSFARFGDGEFRLLVRPEFNLRFQENSPALRDALGQVLSSQDESLLVGFPQLYRDAHWSGIWAELWSDLQPYLAGGQQYGNSHVTRPVAFTSLGDRGVALWRQVWDGRRVGIVTGAGSRFDLVPELFDNVASTTTFYSTATNGFEDLDRVRAEVLASDVDLVLVALGPAGTVLAAQLAEAGRRSLDIGHLSDSYANIFNGAPRPESKPVQRS